From a single Bacillus pseudomycoides DSM 12442 genomic region:
- the metH gene encoding methionine synthase yields the protein MRPIEERLQHDILILDGAMGTMIQQADLTAEDFGGEEYEGCNEYLVKTRPDVILGIHKAYIEAGADIIETNTFGATNIVLHDYELSHLDEELNERAAFLAKQAVKESDKEVYVAGAMGPTTKAISVTGGVTFEELIEAYTRQARGLLRGGVDVLLVETSQDMRNVKAAYLGIQEAFTEANHTVPLMISGTIEPMGTTLAGQTIEAFYLSIEHMKPLSVGLNCATGPEFMREHIRSLSDLSECYISCYPNAGLPDEDGHYHESPTSLAEKVKQFAKEGWINIIGGCCGTTPDHIRAIKVSLESLEPRENHEREGHGISGLEALQYDDSMRPLFVGERTNVIGSRKFKRLVAEGNFAEAAEIARAQVKENAHIIDICMADPDRDEVEDMENFLAEVTKVLKVPIMIDSTDDNVMAKALTYIQGKGVINSINLENGEERFEKVTPLLHKYGAAIVVGTIDEEGMAVSAERKLEIAKRSYELLTKKYGIRPSDIIFDALVFPVGTGDEEYIGSAAATIEGIRLIKESLPECLTILGVSNISFGLPPAGREVLNSVFLYHATKAGLDYAIVNTEKLERYASIPEEEKELADALLFETTKETLEEFTNFYRVAKKKEAVIQETLTLDERLANYIVEGTKQGLHEDLSFALTEGRKPLDIINGPLMMGMDEVGRLFNNNELIVAEVLQSAESMKAAVAYLEPYMESSDSAKKGKVLLATVKGDVHDIGKNLVEIILSNNGYDILNLGINVRSDRIVQEVKEKKPDIIGLSGLLVKSAQQMVATAEDLQAANIDIPIVVGGAALTRKFTDNRISPSYNGLVLYASDAMTGLDLINQLQKEEEREKMKQDKKNRHIHVVKQEEKKVEKPAVIEPLPKAKVMVPDSTKRVVLRDIPVSHLAPFLNRQMLISHHLGLKGNVKKLLKEGDKRAHELNNLIDELLQGGQSWLCPKAVYQFFPAQSDGQTIIIYDPEDRTRVLERFSFPRQGKAPYRTLGDYLRPVGDEMDYVAFLSVTVGQGVRDIAEEWKEKGDYLRSHAIQSLALELAEGLAEKTHMLIRDRFGIPDSPEMTMEERFRTKYQGIRVSFGYPACPELADQEKLFRLIQPEEIGISLTEGFMMEPEASVTAMVFAHPEARYFSVL from the coding sequence ATGAGACCGATAGAAGAGAGATTACAACATGATATTTTAATATTAGATGGCGCGATGGGAACGATGATTCAGCAGGCAGATTTAACTGCAGAAGATTTTGGAGGTGAAGAATACGAAGGTTGTAATGAATACTTAGTAAAAACAAGGCCAGATGTTATTTTAGGTATCCATAAAGCTTACATTGAAGCGGGTGCGGATATTATCGAAACAAATACGTTTGGTGCTACGAATATCGTATTGCATGATTATGAGCTATCTCATTTAGATGAAGAGTTAAATGAAAGAGCGGCGTTTTTAGCAAAGCAAGCGGTAAAGGAGAGTGATAAAGAAGTATATGTAGCAGGTGCGATGGGGCCAACAACAAAAGCAATTAGTGTAACAGGCGGTGTAACGTTTGAAGAACTAATTGAAGCTTATACGAGACAAGCTCGGGGCTTATTACGAGGTGGCGTTGACGTATTGCTTGTAGAGACAAGCCAAGATATGCGTAACGTGAAAGCGGCGTATTTAGGGATTCAGGAAGCGTTTACGGAAGCAAATCATACGGTTCCGCTTATGATTTCAGGAACCATTGAACCGATGGGAACAACGTTAGCGGGGCAAACAATCGAGGCATTTTATTTATCAATTGAGCATATGAAACCATTATCTGTCGGATTAAACTGTGCTACAGGACCAGAATTTATGCGCGAACACATTCGTTCTCTTTCTGACTTATCAGAGTGTTATATTTCTTGTTATCCAAATGCTGGTCTTCCAGACGAGGATGGACATTATCATGAGTCACCGACTTCACTTGCAGAAAAGGTGAAACAATTTGCTAAAGAAGGGTGGATCAATATTATCGGTGGTTGTTGCGGTACAACGCCTGATCATATACGAGCGATAAAAGTTTCGCTTGAGTCCCTTGAACCACGTGAGAATCATGAACGAGAAGGTCACGGTATTAGTGGTTTAGAAGCGTTGCAATATGATGATTCTATGAGGCCATTATTTGTGGGAGAGAGAACAAATGTTATTGGATCAAGAAAATTTAAGCGATTAGTAGCTGAAGGGAATTTTGCAGAAGCTGCTGAAATTGCGAGGGCGCAAGTGAAGGAAAATGCCCATATTATTGATATTTGTATGGCGGATCCAGATCGTGATGAAGTAGAAGATATGGAGAACTTTTTGGCAGAAGTAACGAAAGTATTAAAAGTTCCGATTATGATAGATTCAACGGATGATAATGTTATGGCAAAAGCTCTCACGTATATACAAGGAAAAGGGGTTATTAACTCTATTAATTTAGAAAATGGAGAAGAGCGTTTTGAGAAAGTAACACCTCTTCTTCATAAATATGGTGCGGCAATTGTAGTAGGAACGATTGATGAAGAGGGCATGGCAGTTAGTGCAGAAAGAAAGTTAGAAATTGCAAAGAGAAGTTACGAGTTATTAACGAAGAAATATGGTATACGTCCATCCGATATTATTTTTGATGCACTCGTTTTCCCGGTAGGAACTGGTGATGAAGAATATATTGGTTCGGCAGCAGCGACGATAGAAGGGATTCGTCTTATTAAAGAATCACTGCCAGAATGTTTAACAATTTTAGGAGTAAGTAATATATCGTTTGGTTTACCGCCAGCTGGTCGCGAAGTGCTAAACTCGGTCTTTTTATATCATGCAACAAAGGCTGGGCTTGACTACGCAATTGTGAATACTGAAAAGCTAGAGCGCTATGCATCCATTCCAGAAGAGGAAAAGGAACTCGCAGATGCACTATTATTCGAAACAACGAAAGAAACACTAGAAGAATTTACGAACTTTTACCGGGTTGCTAAGAAAAAAGAAGCGGTCATACAAGAAACATTAACACTTGATGAAAGGTTAGCAAATTATATTGTAGAAGGAACGAAGCAGGGTTTACATGAAGATTTAAGTTTCGCACTAACAGAAGGAAGAAAGCCCCTTGATATTATTAACGGTCCGCTTATGATGGGGATGGACGAAGTAGGTCGTTTGTTTAATAACAATGAGCTTATCGTTGCTGAAGTATTGCAAAGTGCAGAAAGTATGAAAGCTGCTGTTGCGTATTTGGAGCCTTATATGGAATCTAGCGATAGTGCGAAAAAAGGAAAGGTATTATTAGCAACTGTAAAAGGTGATGTACATGATATTGGCAAAAACCTTGTAGAGATTATTTTATCAAATAACGGCTATGATATTCTTAATTTAGGAATTAATGTGCGCTCTGATCGCATTGTGCAAGAGGTAAAAGAAAAGAAACCAGACATTATCGGACTTTCTGGATTATTAGTAAAATCGGCGCAGCAAATGGTAGCAACTGCCGAAGATTTACAAGCGGCAAATATTGATATTCCCATTGTTGTAGGTGGTGCGGCATTGACAAGAAAGTTTACAGATAACCGTATTTCACCTTCCTATAATGGACTCGTATTATATGCAAGTGATGCGATGACAGGACTCGATCTTATCAATCAATTGCAAAAAGAAGAAGAACGAGAAAAAATGAAGCAGGATAAAAAAAATCGCCACATTCATGTCGTGAAACAAGAGGAGAAAAAAGTGGAGAAACCAGCCGTCATTGAACCGTTGCCGAAAGCAAAAGTTATGGTGCCGGACTCAACAAAAAGGGTTGTACTTCGTGATATTCCAGTTTCACATCTTGCACCATTTTTAAACAGGCAAATGCTAATTAGTCATCACCTTGGTTTAAAAGGAAATGTGAAAAAATTATTAAAAGAAGGTGATAAGAGAGCGCATGAGTTAAACAATTTAATTGATGAATTATTACAAGGAGGACAATCTTGGCTATGTCCAAAAGCTGTTTATCAATTTTTCCCTGCCCAAAGTGATGGACAAACTATTATTATTTATGATCCAGAAGATCGTACACGTGTGCTAGAGCGTTTTTCATTCCCAAGACAAGGGAAAGCTCCGTACCGTACATTAGGGGATTACTTACGTCCTGTCGGTGATGAAATGGATTATGTCGCCTTTTTATCTGTTACAGTGGGGCAAGGTGTGCGTGATATTGCGGAAGAATGGAAAGAGAAAGGGGATTATTTACGTAGCCATGCGATTCAATCGTTAGCGCTAGAGCTAGCAGAGGGACTCGCTGAAAAAACACATATGTTGATTCGTGATCGTTTTGGAATTCCGGATTCACCGGAGATGACGATGGAAGAGCGATTCCGTACAAAATATCAGGGAATTCGTGTTTCTTTTGGTTATCCAGCTTGCCCAGAACTTGCTGATCAAGAAAAACTATTTCGCTTAATTCAGCCAGAGGAGATTGGAATCTCACTAACAGAAGGATTTATGATGGAGCCGGAAGCATCTGTAACGGCAATGGTATTTGCTCACCCCGAAGCACGATATTTTAGTGTACTATAG
- a CDS encoding bifunctional homocysteine S-methyltransferase/methylenetetrahydrofolate reductase, whose product MKILDLVSKGIVIGDGAIGTLLHSHGLQSSFEELNLSDPDLIISIHKQYVAAGADIIQTNTYGANEAKLRMYGLENQVTQINKAAVKLAKAAVTDKNAILGTIGGMKHIGAVTTTDMEREFMLLEQAGALLEEKVDGLLLETFYDEFELLHAVKVLRKQTDIPIIAQLALHEAGATQNGNDVNGILTQLLDYGANVVGLNCQLGPLHMTEAFKMISIPKNGYLSAYPNAGLPNYVEGRYVYEGSPAYFEEMTPKFIEQGIRLLGGCCGTTPAHIEGMKRVIANVTPVTEKQIVQRQQVVHIQTKRASTHVTLAEKAKKQTTVVVELDPPKTLDTQRFFEGARALKRAGADAITLADNSLASPRISNMAMGALLTKHDIPVLTHLTCRDHNVIGLQSHLLGLSALGMEEVLALTGDPARVGDFPGATSVYDLSSIELIKMIKEMNDGRSILGKSIGPATRFSVGGAFNPHVRHLKAAVKRMERKIAAGAEYFLTQPIYDVALIEEIYEATKHLEKPIFIGIMPLVSKRNADFLHFEVPGITLPEEVRQRMDGHETQESAIEEGIRISQELINAAMKYFNGIYLITPFLKYEITENLVKYVKEKQDVKEGIN is encoded by the coding sequence GTGAAAATTCTAGATTTAGTATCAAAAGGAATTGTTATCGGTGATGGCGCAATTGGTACGTTATTACATTCTCATGGTTTGCAAAGTAGTTTTGAAGAATTAAACTTATCTGATCCAGATCTTATTATATCTATTCATAAACAATATGTAGCTGCTGGGGCAGATATTATTCAAACAAATACATATGGTGCAAATGAAGCAAAATTACGCATGTATGGTTTGGAAAATCAGGTCACCCAAATTAATAAAGCAGCGGTTAAACTTGCAAAAGCAGCCGTAACAGATAAGAACGCCATTTTAGGGACCATCGGTGGGATGAAGCATATCGGGGCCGTTACAACGACTGATATGGAACGAGAGTTTATGCTACTTGAGCAAGCGGGAGCATTATTAGAAGAAAAGGTTGACGGATTATTATTAGAAACATTTTATGATGAGTTCGAATTGTTACATGCAGTGAAAGTATTGCGAAAACAAACAGATATTCCAATTATTGCACAGCTAGCGCTTCATGAAGCGGGCGCAACGCAAAATGGAAATGATGTAAATGGAATATTAACGCAGCTTTTAGATTACGGTGCAAATGTAGTCGGTTTAAACTGTCAGTTAGGACCGCTTCATATGACGGAAGCTTTTAAAATGATATCGATTCCTAAAAATGGTTATTTGTCGGCTTATCCAAATGCAGGCCTTCCAAACTATGTAGAAGGACGTTACGTATATGAAGGAAGCCCTGCTTATTTTGAAGAGATGACACCGAAATTTATTGAACAAGGTATTCGTTTGTTAGGGGGCTGTTGTGGTACAACGCCAGCACATATTGAAGGGATGAAGCGTGTAATTGCGAATGTAACGCCTGTTACAGAAAAACAAATTGTTCAAAGACAACAAGTAGTTCATATCCAAACAAAACGTGCTAGCACTCATGTTACCCTTGCAGAAAAAGCGAAGAAGCAAACAACGGTGGTTGTTGAACTAGATCCCCCAAAAACATTAGATACGCAGCGTTTTTTTGAAGGGGCAAGGGCATTGAAAAGAGCGGGAGCAGATGCCATTACGTTAGCAGATAATTCGTTAGCATCCCCGCGCATTTCAAACATGGCAATGGGGGCATTATTAACGAAGCATGATATTCCAGTACTGACGCATTTAACGTGCCGTGATCATAATGTCATTGGTTTGCAATCTCATTTACTAGGTTTATCGGCTTTAGGAATGGAAGAAGTGTTAGCTTTAACAGGTGATCCAGCGCGAGTGGGGGATTTTCCTGGAGCGACTTCTGTATATGATTTGTCTTCTATTGAATTAATTAAAATGATTAAAGAAATGAATGATGGTCGATCTATTTTAGGAAAATCCATTGGTCCAGCGACAAGGTTTTCTGTTGGAGGAGCTTTTAATCCGCACGTGAGACATTTAAAAGCAGCGGTGAAGCGAATGGAGAGGAAAATTGCAGCTGGTGCAGAGTATTTCTTAACACAGCCAATTTACGATGTAGCCTTAATTGAAGAAATATACGAGGCGACAAAACATTTAGAAAAACCAATTTTTATTGGAATTATGCCTTTAGTAAGTAAACGTAATGCTGATTTTCTTCATTTTGAGGTGCCAGGCATTACATTGCCTGAGGAAGTAAGACAGAGAATGGATGGGCATGAAACGCAGGAGTCTGCAATTGAAGAAGGAATTCGTATTTCTCAGGAATTAATTAATGCCGCAATGAAATACTTTAACGGTATTTATCTCATTACGCCGTTTTTGAAATATGAAATTACAGAAAATCTCGTTAAGTATGTGAAAGAAAAGCAAGACGTGAAAGAGGGAATCAACTGA